Sequence from the Rhizomicrobium sp. genome:
CGATTTGAGCCGATGTTGCGACTGCCTCGTCCGGAGGCGGCACGCCAACGCCCGGTCGATCGGATGCATCGAAAGCCATTCCGGACCAAGACGCCCGGAGCGCAGAAATGGGCGCCAGACGGACGTTCGAGTCGAAGCGGCCAAGATGCCACCGTAATCTTGCCGGGGTTATGGTTTATTGCAGGGCAACAAAAACCCGCGTGAAACCAGCCTGCTGTACTTTTATTCCAAGGTGCCTTCGAAGCGTCCAAACAGCTTCAAGAATAGCTCTATGAATTGACACCTAAATGCAACATCCGGCGCGCGAATTACGCGATTCCGCAATTCCGTTTTGACCGTCAAGCGGTTGGGACGTAGCTTTTCTTCAATTGAGGCAAAACCGCGTCATCCGATACGTACGGAACGCGGGCGCGGGGCTGGCCTTCAGCCGAGCATTTTAGCTTCAGGCAACGTCGTTACGACAGAACCAAGGGGGTTCCACCAGTGTTTCAAATATCAAACTCGAACTTGCGCGCAGCGTTGATGATCGGCGCGGCGACCGCATCTGCACTATGTCTCTGGTCACCCGCGAACGCGGAGGAAGTGGAGACGGTGGTGGTGACGGGCTCGCACATCGCGTCGCCCAATCTTCAATCGACCAGCCCGATCATCGAAGCGACCGCCAACGACATCAAGATCCAAGGCGTCACGAAGATCGAAGACCTGCTCAACCAGATGCCGCAGGTTTTCGCCGGCCAGAACGCCACGGTGTCGAACGGCGCGACGGGAACGTCGGAAGTCGATTTGCGCGGCCTCGGTTGCGATCGCACCCTGGTGCTGGTCGACGGTCGCCGCCTGCCCTACGGTTCGCCGCTCGACAGCTGCGCCGACTTGAATCAGGTTCCGACCATTCTTGTCGACCGCGTTGAAGTGCTCACCGGCGGCGCGTCGGCCGTTTACGGTTCGGATGCCGTCTCGGGCGTCGTGAACTTCATCATGAAGAAGGACTTCGAGGGCGTCCAAGTCGACGTCCAATACGGGACCTTCCAGCACGACAACGACTATGACGGCCCGGGCAATGTGCGCTCGGTCATCGCGGCCAAGGCCGCGACGAACCCGACGCAGTTCGCCCTTCCCCCGGATTCGGTCTGGGACGGCGGCGGCAAGCAGATTTCCGCCCTGCTTGGCGTCAACAGCGACAACGGCAAAGGCAACCTGACGGCCTTCTTCACGTGGCGCCAGGACAGCCAGATCACGGAAGCCAATCGCGACTATTCGGCTTGCACCTTCGGCGCGCCGGTCGGGGCGAGCTACACCTGCGGCGGATCGGGCACCAGCTATCCGGGCGAGTTCATCGCGGACAGCGGAGTCTACACGGTCGACAAGACGACCGGCAATACGTTCCGTCCCTACAGCAGCGCCACGGACGCGTACAATTACGGCCCGCTGAACTACTACGAGCGTCCCGACGAGCGCTATTCGGCCGGCGTCATGGGACATTATGAGCTGTCCCCGCATGCCGACGCCTATACGCAGATCTCGTATTCCGACTACCACACGGTTTCGCAGATCGCCCCGGGCGGCGACTTCGGCAACACCGCTTCGGTGAATTGCGGCAATCCGCTGCTCTCCGGTCAGGAAGCCACCACGCTCGGCTGCTCGCCGGCCGACATCGCGGCGAACAACCCCGCCGACCTCTATGTCCTGCGCCGCAACGTCGAAGGCGGTGGTCGTCAGGAAGACATCCGCGATACGTCCTTCCGCGCCGTCGCCGGCGTCAAGGGCGAGATCGACGATGTGTGGTCCTACGACCTCACGGCCAGCTATTCGCTGGTCAATTACACGCAGTCCTCGCTGAACGAATTCTCGTCCGCGCGGCTGCAGAATGCGCTCAACGTCGTCGATGTCGGCGGCGTTCCCACCTGCGAATCGGTGGTGAACGGAAGCGACCCGTCCTGCGTTCCCTACAATGTCTTCTCGATCGGGGGCGTGACGCCGGCTGCCTTGAATTACCTCCAGATCCCGGCGCTTCGCTTCGGTTCGACGCTGCAGCAGTCCTTGACCGCCCAGTTCAACGGCGATCTCGGCCATTACGGCTTGCAGAGCCCCTGGGCGAAGGACGGCATCCAGGTCGCGTTCGGTGCCGAATACCGCATCGACCGCCTGTCCTTCATCACCGACCTTGAAAACCAGACCGGCGACATCGCCGGTTCGGGCGGCGCGGCGATCGGCATCTCCGGCGCGACGCATGTGGCGGAAGGTTACGGCGAAGCCAGCATCCCGCTCGTGCAGGATGCGTTCCTGGCGCAGTCGATCTCTCTCGAGCTCGCCATGCGTTATTCGTCCTATGACTCGATCGACGCCACGACCTACAAGATCGGCGCCGACTGGGCCCCGACGGACGACATCCGGTTCCGCGGCAGCTTCGACCGTGCCGTTCGCGCGCCGAACGTCATCGATCTGTTCCTCGGGCAGGGTTTCAACCTGTTCGATCAAGGCTCCGATCCCTGCGGTCCGACGCCGAATGGTCATGGCGGCTTCAACGCGCCGACGGCGTCGCTGGCAGCCTGTCAGAGGACGCCGGGTGCGGGCTCCGCGCCGTGGTACAACACCGCGCTGCTGAACAGCCCGGCCAATCAGTACAACTTCCAGCAGGGCGGCAATCTGAACCTCGGCGCCGAAAAGGCCGACACGTTCACCGTCGGCTTCGTCGCCACCCCGACCTTCCTCCCCGGGTTCACGGCCTCGATCGACTATTTCGACATCAAGCTGCGTAACGCGATCTCCGCTCTCGATCCGACCGCGATCGAGGATTCCTGCTACACCGACAACGTCGCGGCGAGCTGCGCGTTGATTCACCGCAATCCGGGTAACGGATCGCTGTGGATCGGCAGCGGCTTCGTCGACTCTCGCAACACCAATATCGGTGGCGTGAGGACGTCGGGCATCGACTTCTCGGCCGCCTATGCCCTCGACCTCACCGATGTGGGCTGGGACAAGGTCGGCTCGCTGTCGTTCAGCCTGAACGGGACCTACCTGAACACGCTGACGACCGACACCGGCTTGGGAGGTTCCTCGGCGATCTATAGCTGCGTCGCCCGCTTCTCCAGCAATTGCGGCACGCCGAACCCGGCATGGCGTCACATCTTCCGCGTGGGCTGGACGACGCCTTGGGACGACATCGTGCTCACCGGCACGTGGCGTTTCTTCGGCGGCGTGAAGGAGTTCGGCGTGGCGGATCTGTCGGTGCTCGGAACGCGCCTGGGGGCACAGAACTACTTCGACCTCCAGGTCGCGGCTCCGGTGATGACCGGCGCGACCATCCGGCTCGGTGTCAACAATCTGTTCGACACCGATCCGCCGCTGACCAATGCCATCGGCACGACCGGCAACGGCAACACGTTCCCGCAGAGCTACGACTCGTTCGGTCGTTATCTCTTCGCGGACCTGACGGTCGACCTGTAGTAGACGCAGGGTTGAAAAAATCGGCGGCGGACTTCGGTCCGCCGCCTTTTTTTTGCCCGGCGGCGAAACTCCCGGCGTTGGGCGGGCGGGCGATTTGTGCGAAACTCGGGCATGTCCCGCAACACCGTGTCTCGAAGCAGTTTTCGTCCGCGCGGAGGACGGCCGCCTCTTCCCGGCGCGGCGCCCTGGCCGTGACGCCGCCCGCCGCGGTGCGGCGCCTGCTGCACGAAGCGCAAGCGCTGCAGAAGGCCGGCCGCGCCGGTGAAGCCCTTGCCGCCTATGAAAGGCTGCTGGCCCAATGGCCAGCCTTGCCGGATAGCTGGTTCAACCTCGCCGTCCTGCAGCGCCGGGCGGGCCGCTTCGACGCGGCCCTGGCCTCCTATCAGCGCGCCCTCGACCATCGCGTCGCGCGGCCCGAGGAGGTCCATCTCAATCGCGGCGTGATCTATTCGGACCATCTGCGGCGCGAGGACGCCGCGATGCGCGAGTTGAACACCGCCCTCGCGCTCAATCCCGGCTACGTTCCCGCGCTGCTCAATCTCGCCAATCTCCACGAGGATCGCGGCGAGCGGGAGGCCGCGCAGGCGCTCTACACGCGGATCCTGGCGCGCGAGCCCGGCCATGCGACCGCGCTGGCGCGTTATGCCGGCCTCAAAACGGTCACGGACGCCGGCGATCCCCTGATCGCGACCCTGAAGCGGACGCTGGAGCAGCCGGGGATCGCGCCGGCCGACCGGGCCAGCCTCGGCTTCGCGCTCGGCAAGGTGCTGGACGATTGCGGCGCGTATGACGCAGCGTTCGAAGCCTATGCCGCGGCCAACCGCGACAGCCGCGCCGGCGCCGCCGGCGGCGCGCCCGTCTACGACCGGCGCCGGCACGAGGAGTTCATCGGCGACATCATCGCGACCTTCAGCGCCGAGCGGGTGCGCCGGCTGGCGCGCGACAGCGCCGGCGCAGCGCCGATCTTCATCTGCGGCATGTTCCGCTCGGGCTCGACCCTGACCGAGCAGGTGCTGGCAGCCCATCGCGGCGTCACCGCCGGCGGCGAGCTCAACCTGCTGCCGGCACTGGCGCGCACCGAACTGGCGCCGTTTCCGGCGGCGCTGAAGGCGACCGACGCGGCGGCGATCGCGGCGCTGGCGGAGCGCTACCGCGCGCATCTTGCGGCCCTTTTCCCGGGCGCGGACCGCGTCACCGACAAGCGGCCGGACAATTTCCTCTATATCGGCCTCATCAAGTGCCTGTTCCCCGGCGCCAGGATCGTCCACACGGTGCGCGAGCCGCTGGACAATTGCCTGTCGGTCTTCTTCCTCCATCTCGATCACGGCATGAGCTACGCGCTCGACCTGATGGATATCGGGCATTACTACGCCCAATACCGGCGCCTGATGGCGCATTGGCGCTCGCTGTTCGGCGCGGACATCCTGGATTTCGATTACGACGCCCTGGTGCGCGATCCCAGGCCGTCGGTCGAAAGCCTGCTGGCATTCTGCGGCCTGGACTGGGACGAGAACTGCCTGTCCTTCCATCGCCTGCGCAACGCGGTGAAGACCGCGAGCGTCTGGCAGGTGCGCGAGCCGCTCTATGCCCGCTCGTCGGGGCGCTGGCGCAACTACGAGAGGCAGCTTGCGCCGCTGCGGGACTATCTGGCGGCCCGGAATATCTGAAAAGACGTCAGGCCGCGCCGTCGTAGAATCGATAGAAGCCCGAGACCAGGGCGGCCGCGGCGGCATGCTCGGCCTCGTCGAGGAACGGATTCCACACATTGAAGATCATGATGACCCGCAGCTGGTCGCTGTCGTTCCAGGCCTCGTGCTCGATGGTGTCGTCGAACACCCAGGCTTCGCCCTCCTTCCACGCGCGCGTCTCGCCGCCGACCCGGAAGTGGCAGCCGGGCGGGATGATCAGCGGCAGATGCACCACCGCCCGCGCATTGGAGATTCCGGCATGGGGCGGAATGCGCGTATGCGGATCGAGCGCGGAGAACAGCACGCAGGGTTCGCCGCCCGGGATCCGCGCCAGCGGCACCGCCTCCATCGCCGCCACGGTGCGCGGGCACAGGGCGCAGTTCTCTTCCACCCGCGCTCCGTCCTTCCACAGGAACAGCGCGCTCCAGCGCGGCGAATTGTTGAGTTCGGCCCACTGGTGCAGCGGCGCGCCGGCGCCGTATTGCACATAAGGAGCGAAGCCTTCCCGCTTGGCGCGCAAAAGCCCCAGCAATTCCTCCCGGATGGCGTCGGTCGCCGCCTCGACCGTCGCGAGCCAGGGAAAAAGCGCGCGGTCGAAATAGGGGATCGCCGGCAGGCGCGGGATGTGGAACAGGCTGGCTTCGGATTTGTAGATCTTGCCAGCGCCGACCAGCGCGGCCCGGGCTTCGTCCATGCGCCGCGACGCGGCGACGGCGCCGACGTCCTTGAGCCTTGCTTCCAAAAATTCGTCCAGGGCTTTCGAGGTCTGCGCCACCACCGTCCGCGCGTGATCCAGCCGCGCCCGCACGTCGGCGACCAGCTTGTCCTCGGGCGGCGCGATCTTCAGGACGTTGGCATAGATGCGCGCCGCCTGGCGCGGATTTCCGGACCGTTCCTGCAGGTCGCCCTGCGCCAAAAGGGCCAGGAAGCAATAGGGATCGGCCGCCAGCGAGCGCTGGAGCGCCGCCATCTCCGCCGGCGCATCGCCGAGCGCGCGATAGGCGAAGGACAGGTTCAGCCATGGGATCGGATCTTTCGGCGCCGCCGCCGCCGCGGCGCGCTTCAGCAGCTCCGCGGCGCCGCGCGGATCGCGCAATTGCAGCCGCCGCTGACCGAGAAAAAGCAGCGCCCGCGGATCGTCCGGCGCCAGATCGAGAACCTGGCGCCACAGCCGCTCGGCATTGTCGAACGCGCCGCGCGCCATCGCGTCATAGGCCGCGCCGGCCAGCCCGGTAATCCGTCCGTCCGCCATGCCGTGATTTCCGCTCCCGCGCGACCCCGCGCGAAATATGGGACAAAACATGTATCCAGGCGACAAATAGTTTTAGCATAGGTTCGATGGTTGATGGTGCCGTCCAAGCAAAGCGACATTCCCATGCTGTCTTCTTCGACCGATCCGCGCGCGCTGGCGATGTCCGCGACGCAGGCCCTGCAGCGCGGCGATGCCGCGGCGGCGCGGGAGCTGTTCCAGCGCGCCGTCGCCACCGGGCAGCCGGATGCCTCCGTCCTGCTCGGGCTCGCCCTCGCCTGCCGCCAGCTCAAGGCGCGGGACGAGACGCTGGCGGCCCTCGACAAGGTCCTGGCGCTCGAACCGGCCAGTCTTCAGGCGCTGCTGATGAAGGGGGATCATTTCCTCGAAGAGGGCGACAGCCAGGCCGGCATCGCGTTCTACCGGATGGCGCTGCGTTCGGCGCCGCCGGCGGCGCGGCTTCCGGCCGCGCTGCAGGGCGAACTGCGCCGCGCCCAGCAGGCCTGCGAGGAGCATGCGCGAAAATACGAGGCCTATCTGCAGCACCGATTGGCCGAACACGGCTTCGACCCGGAGCGCTCCAGCGGCCGGTTCGCCCGGTCCGTCGATCTGATGACGGGAAAGCGGCGGATCTACTACCAGCAGCCGCATCACTATTACTTCCCCGAACTGCCGCAGATTCAGTTCGGCGATCCGAGCCAATTTCCGTGGCTGCCGGCCGTCGAGGCGGCGGTGCCCGACATACGTTCGGAGTTGCTGGAGGTGCTGGGCGGGCCGGAGGCGTTCGCGCCCTATGTCGAAAGCTATCGCAACCGGCCGAAGGCCGACACGACGGGCACCATGGGCAATCCCAACTGGTCCGCGTTCTTTCTGTGGAAGGCGGGCGAGATCGTTCCGGAAAACGCGGCGCGCTGTCCCAAGACCGTGCGGGCGCTCCAGGACCTGCCGTTCTGCCGCATCGCGGGGCGGTCGCCCTCGGTGCTGTTTTCGCTGCTGCGGCCCGGCGCGCGGATTCCGCCCCATCTGGGCATGATCAACACCAGGCTGATCTGCCATATCCCGCTGATCGTGCCGGAAAATTGCGGCATCCGGGTCGGCAACGAAACCCGGACCTGGACCGAGGGAAAGGCGCTCCTGCTCGACGACACGATCGAGCACGAGGCCTGGAACAACAGCGACAAGCTCCGCGTCGTCCTGCTATTCGACGTGTGGAAGCCGGAACTGACCGAGGAAGAACGCGCTTTGGTGGTGGCCGCGATCGAAGCCGTCGACAGCTATGGCACCAAGCGGCCCTGGCGCGACTGACCGCGCCGGCGGTCAGCGCGGCAGGTTGGTCGCGCGCAGTTCCACCCCGCCGCGCGGCAATTCGTTGACCGTGCCGACCACCGCGCGCACCGGCGCCGCGTCCATCAGCGAGACGAAATTCTCCACCGCCCGGACCGCCGTGGGCGTGCCGCCGAGGAGCGCATCGATCGCCTCGAACAGGCCCTTCTTGCGCGGATAGAGGCGGAACGCGACCCGGTCGCCCGGCGCGATGCCGGCCAGCTTCTTGGCGCTGTCGGTCGCGGTCCAGAAGCCGCCGAGATCGTCGACCAGCCCGTTGCCGCGCGCGTCGGCGCCCGACCAGACGCGGCCCTTGGCGATGTCCTGCACCTTGGCCAGCGGCAGCTTGCGCCCGGCGGCGACCTTCTGCGTGAAGTCGGCATAGATCGCGTCGGCCTCGCGGTTGAGCGCGGCGAGCTGGTCGTCGGTGTAGGGCTGGAACATCGAATTGTACAGCGCGTTGTGGCCGATGCCGATCGTGTCGGCGCCGACGCCGGCCAGCGCCAGGCTGCGCTGGAACGAGATCTTGCCCGTCAGCACGCCGATCGAGCCGGTGATCGTGCCCGGCTCCGCCACGATGCGGTTGGCCGAGGCCGAGATGTAATAGCCGCCCGAGGCCGCGACGCCGCCCATGCTGACGACGACCGGCTTGCCGGCCTTCTGCGCCTTCTTGACCGCGTCGAGGATCTGGTCCGACGCCGTGACCGAGCCGCCGGGCGAGTCGACGCGCAGGATGATGGCGCGCACGTCCTTGTCCTGGGCCGCGGCGCGGATCGCCTTGGCCATGTCGTCGCCGGCGATGACGTCGCTGTTGCCGCCGGCGCCGCCGTCGAGGATCTCGCCCGAGGCTTCGATCAGGGCGATGCGCGGGCCCGAGCCGAAACCGGCATCGTCGTGCTGGGCACGGACGAATTTGGCGAGCGGCACGACCTTGGCGCCGTCGCCGGCACGCGCCAGCGCCGCGTTCTGCGCGTCGTCGTCGAAGCCGATCTGGTCGATCAGGCCGCGGGCGCGCGCGTCCTCGCTGAATTGCGGGCTGGCTTCGAGCGCGGCGACCATCCTGACCGGTGTCAGGCGGCGCGCCTGCGCGGCGCCGGCGACGGCGGTGTCGTACCAGGATTGCATCAGCCGCGTGGTCTGCACGCGGTCGGCCGGCGTCATGTTCTTTTCCATGAACTCGTCGGCGGCGCTCTTGTAGTCGGAGCGTTTGACGATCTGCGGCTCGGCGTTGATCTTGTCGAGCAGGCCGCGCAGGAAGAGCTGGGTGCCGCCCTCGCCCGCGGCGGTGAACGGCGCGCGCGGCTGCATCCAGATCTGGTCGGCATTGGCGGCGGTCAGGTAGTCGCCGAGGCCGGCGGCGTCGAAGCCCTGGGCATGGGCGATCACGAACTTGCCGCTGGCGCGGAACTTCTTCAGCGCCGTGCCGATCTCCTCGGCCTGGGCGATGGGAAGATTGGCGGTGCCGATGCGCAGCACGACGCCCTTGACGCGCGGATCCCGCTCGGCGGCGTCGAGCGCCAGGACGGTGTCCATCACCGTCACCGGATGGGTCTCGAAATCGAAAGTGGAGTTCACCGAATCAGCCAGCGGCGCGCGCAGGTCGAGCGCCAGCACCATGTTTCCCGGCAAGCCGTCGCCCCGGACCAGCCCGACGACGATGAGCACGACGAACAGGAGCACGACGAACACCGCGAATTTCGCGACGCCGTTGAGCACGCCGAGCCCGATGGACCCGATCCAGCGCAAGAATGCGACCATGAGCAAACCTTCCCGTGTCCTGCTTTAGGGCACTATATATGGGCGCGGGATTAAGGAAGGCCAATGACGGTGCGGAAAATACGGCCGCGACGCGATTAATTGCCTGGAATCCCTCCGGAAACGGGGTTTGCCTAGTACCGCAGGCCGATCGTCAGCAGGTTCTGGCTGAAGGCGAACCAGACGGCGGCGAGCGCCGCCAGCGCGATCAGGAGGTCCGTGGCCTTGGTCCACCAGGGCCGGGCGCGGTCGCCGATGGCGGTCGCGAACTCGGCCAGCGGAACCACCGTGCCGACGACGCCGGCCACGCCCAGGACCTGAAGCCCGCGGAACAGCCAGTCGATGGCGGGGGGCCAGCTCGCGAGACTGCCGGACAGCACCGTGAAGGCGACCGGAAAGCCCGCCAGGAATATCAGATCGATCAGCGCCACGACGCGGGTGAGGCGGTAGAGCAGCCGCGCCCGGCCGGCCAGCGCCAGCGGACGGTCATAGCGCCAGCGCAGCACCGCCTTCACCGGCCAGAAGACGACGGTCAGCGCCAGCATGACGACCGTGAAGACCAGCAGATAGAAATTCCACGCCGCGGCGGTAAGCCCGGCGGGCTGCAGCACCATGATCGGGCCGGTATCCTCCATGCCGATCTGGTCGACCGCGCCGTCCTTCAGCTTCGCCTGGATCAGGCTCTTGCCGTTCACCTCCTGCCAGACGAAGGGCCGCACCTCGCGCCAGCGCTTGGGCGTGCCCGCGGGATTCACCAGGAGGGGAACCGTCAGCGTGTTGTCGGCGTTGAGCGAAATCGTCATCGGCTGGAAGATGTTGAGGACGCGCCCGAAGGTCGCGTCGCCGCGGCGGCTGACGATATAGTCGCCGACGAGCCTGGCGCCGTCGGCCCTGGCGGTGGCGAGCGTCGCGGCCGGCTTGGTTTTCGGCGCCGGGAAATAGCGGTTCATGAATTCGCGCATGAAGCCGCGGCGGATGATCGACACGGCGCGGCCCTCGCCCGCGCTGTTCAGCGAGATGAACACGCCGGTGTCGGCGTCGAGGATCAGTTCCAGGTCGGAGTGGAAGACGCCGGTGTCGCCGCCATGCGCGACGATGCGGTGGCCGTTGATGTCGTCGTGATAGAAGCCATAGGCCATCGGCGACAGCGCCGGGAACGGGCGGAAGGCGATGCCGTGCATCTTGACCGCCATCCGCGGCGACAGGATGCGACCGGCGCCATAGGCGCCGTCATGCAGATGCGCGATCATAAAGCGCGCGATATCGCCGCCGCTGGCGGACAGGCCGCCGGCCGGCGTCATGGAGATCATCTCGAACGGCGTCGCGGGCCCCGAGGCCAGCGTGTAGCCCTTGGACATGTCGGCCGCGAGCACCGGCGGCAGCGGCTGCACGAAGCTCGCATGCGTCATGCCGAGCGGCGCGAAGATGTGGCGCTGGACATAGTCCTCGAACTTTTCGCCCGAGACGCGCTGGACGATATAGCCGGCGAGCGTGGCGCCGTAATTGGAATAGGCCGGCACCTCGCCGGGCGCGAAGATGCGCCGCGGCAGCGCCTCCTTCACCACGCGGTCGAGCGCCTCGACGGATTTGGGATTGCCGATCAGCAGCGGGCGGAAGGTTTCCTCGAAGCCCGCCGTGTGCGTCATCAGTTCGCGCATCGTGACGGGCTTGCCGAAAGCGGGCGGGATCTTGAAATCGAGATAGGTGTTGACGTCCGCGTCGAGGTCGAGCTTGCCGGCATCGGCGAGCTGCATCACCGCCGTCCAGATGAAGAGCTTTGAGATCGAGCCGGGGCGGAACAGCGTGCGCTCCGGATCGACCGGCGCACGCGTCGCGGTGTCGGCGACGCCATAGCCCTTCTCGAACAGCACCTGGCCGTCCTTGACCACCACCACGACCGCGCCGGCGATATTGCCCTGGGCGATGCCGAGCGGGACGAGGCCGTCCGAGAAGGCTTCGACATCGGTCCGGGTCAGCGCCGCGCCGGCCGGGGCGGTGTCGTCTTGCGCGAAAGCCGGCGCCACGGCGAGGCCGAACGCCAGCGCCACCCACGGTATCGATCTCATCGCCTGTCCCCTCGCCGCGCGGCCCCGTTGTCGCAACAGTCGAGATGGGCCTTCAAAGCGGCGAAACCAGTGGCACGCGGGCAACAGCTTCCCTAAAATCCATCGACTCAGACGAAAAACGAGCCGCCCCGCGGCTCCAGGGAAACGGTGCCGCCAGGCGCCGGATGCGCATTTGACCGCCGCCGAAACACAGACGCAGCCGCGAAGGGGGCCGCTTTGGCGGCTGATTCCGCTGGTCAACCGGCACGGCTGGGCGTTCTGGAGCGGGATGTTCTTCATCTGCCTGGGCCGCGTGTTCGAGGCCGGCATGCCGTTGTTCGTCCGGCTGGGCGTCAACCGGGTGACGGTCGGCGACACGCGCCTGCTGGCGCCGGTGCTGGGCATCCTGGGGCTCGCGGTGGCGCGCTATGCGACGGTCGCCTATGGGCGCCAGCTCGTGCGGCTGGTCGGCGTCACCGTGACCTATGACATGCGCGAGCGGCTCTATTGGCATTTCGAATTGCAGGGGCCGCGCTTCTTCGCGCGCTTTCCGACCGGCGACCTGATGGCGCGCGCCATCAACGATCTGAACCTCGTGCGGCAGTTGATCGGCGTCGGCAGCCGCACGCTGATCGTGCTCGGCTTCTCCGGCCTTATCGCCTTCGCCTTCATGATGGTGCTGTCGCTCAAGCTGACGCTATGGCTTTTGCCGATCATGCCGTTCATCGCCGTCATGGGCTATTTCCTGTCGCGGCGGATCTACGAGCAGTCGACGCTGGTGCAGGAGGGCTTTTCCTCGCTGTCGGAGTCGGTGCAGGAGAACCTCAACGGCATCCGCACCATCCAGACGCATGCGCAGGAGGACCGCGAGGTCGCGCGCTTCAAGACGGTGTCGGGCGCCTATGCCGACAATTACTTCCGGCTGATGGTGCTGAACGCGGCGCTGAACGCCTGGATGGTGGTGTTCACCGGCCTCGCGGTGATGATCATCATGGGCTTCGGCGGCTGGCAGGTGCTGCACGGCGAGATGAGCGTCGGCACCTTCACCGCCTTCACGCTCTATCTCGCTATGGCGGTGGCGCCGATCCAGCAATCGGGCCAGATCGTGTCGATGTTCCAGCGCGGTTCGTCCGGCGCCGCGCGGCTGTTCGAGATCCTGGACTATGAGCCCGAGATCCGCGACGCGCCGGACGCCGAGCCGCTTGACAAGATCGGCGGCGACATAAGGCTGCAGCATCTGTCCTATACCTATCCGCGGCGCGCCTCGGCCAAGGACGCGCGCGCGACGGATGCCAAGGCGGCGGCGACCGGGACGGCGGCGCTGAACGATGTGTCGCTGCATGTGAAGGCGGGCGAGACCATCGCGATCCTGGGCCGCGTCGGTTCGGGCAAGTCGACCTTGCTGCGGTCCATCGTGCGGCTGCTCGATCCGCCGCCGGGCACGATCTATCTCGACGGGCGCGACATCCGCCTGCTGCCCATTGCGCAGGTGCGCGGCCAGATCGCGCTGGTGCCGCAGGACCCGTTCCTGTTCGCCGACGAGCTCGGCCGCAACATCGCCTACGACAACCCGAACCGTCCGGCGGACGAGATCTGGGGCGCGGCGGAAGCCGCCGATTTGGAAGACACCATCGAACGCTTCCCCGATCACCTGAAGACGCTGGTCGGCGAGCGCGGCGTGACGCTGTCGGGCGGGCAGAAGCAGCGCACCAGCCTGGCGCGCGGATTGATCCGCGATACGCCGGTGCTGTTGCTCGACGACTGTTTCTCCAGCGTGGATACCGAGACCGAGGAACACATTCTGTCGCGGCTGAAGACGCTGCGGGCCGGGCGCACGACGATGCTTGTATCGCACCGCGTCTCCACCGCGCGGCATGCCGACCGCATTTTCGTGCTCGACGCGGGGCGCGTCGTGGAAGCCGGAACGCATGCCGAGTTGATCGCTCAGGGCGGCATCTACGCGCATTTCGCGCAAGTCCAGGGGCGGCGCGAGGAATTGGTGCACGAACTCGAACGCGAGAAGGCGGCGAAATGACGGACGCGACCGTTTCCGCCGCGCCGCGCCGGCCGAAGGGTGCCTTCGACGACGACGTCTACGGCAAGAGCCTGGACGTCGGACAGGTGCGCCGCCTGCTGCACTGGATGAAGCCCTATCGCGCCCAGGCGGCCGGATCGCTGGTGCTGGTGCTGCTCGCGGCTATCGCCTCGATCATGGCGCCGACGGTGATGAGCCGCGTGCTGGTCGACGGCATCGTGCTGAAGCACCAGGGGCCGGAGCTGGCCGATCTCGGCCAGGAGGCGTTCAACCGCTGGATCGCGGCGACGGTGGGCACGACGCCGCTTATCGCGGCCTGCATCCAGTACATGCTGTGGATCCTGCTCGCCGCCGCGCTGGGACGCGGCTTCGGCATCCTGTTCGGCCGCGCG
This genomic interval carries:
- a CDS encoding ABC transporter ATP-binding protein, encoding MTAAETQTQPRRGPLWRLIPLVNRHGWAFWSGMFFICLGRVFEAGMPLFVRLGVNRVTVGDTRLLAPVLGILGLAVARYATVAYGRQLVRLVGVTVTYDMRERLYWHFELQGPRFFARFPTGDLMARAINDLNLVRQLIGVGSRTLIVLGFSGLIAFAFMMVLSLKLTLWLLPIMPFIAVMGYFLSRRIYEQSTLVQEGFSSLSESVQENLNGIRTIQTHAQEDREVARFKTVSGAYADNYFRLMVLNAALNAWMVVFTGLAVMIIMGFGGWQVLHGEMSVGTFTAFTLYLAMAVAPIQQSGQIVSMFQRGSSGAARLFEILDYEPEIRDAPDAEPLDKIGGDIRLQHLSYTYPRRASAKDARATDAKAAATGTAALNDVSLHVKAGETIAILGRVGSGKSTLLRSIVRLLDPPPGTIYLDGRDIRLLPIAQVRGQIALVPQDPFLFADELGRNIAYDNPNRPADEIWGAAEAADLEDTIERFPDHLKTLVGERGVTLSGGQKQRTSLARGLIRDTPVLLLDDCFSSVDTETEEHILSRLKTLRAGRTTMLVSHRVSTARHADRIFVLDAGRVVEAGTHAELIAQGGIYAHFAQVQGRREELVHELEREKAAK